In Pseudomonas sp. Leaf58, one DNA window encodes the following:
- a CDS encoding ABC transporter permease: protein MKIFLGRVAIFAVLFLSWQFASGPLIDPFFVSSPLEIGSRFIDLVASGRLFSHGWITVVETLVGFFFGACAGISVGLILGRNELLAKLLDPILVSIYSLPKVALAPLFIMWFGIGIEMKIILTATIVFFLVFLNTYSGVRAVEREQLEILRLMGAKEHHLITKVVLPSAIQWVFTGLKMSVPYALIGAIVGEIMAANRGLGYLLQDAAGQLDTAGVFAALIAIISLALILQAAVRKLEASLMPWKKDQEERELSV from the coding sequence ATGAAAATCTTCCTCGGCCGTGTCGCCATTTTTGCTGTGCTCTTTCTGTCCTGGCAATTCGCTTCAGGCCCATTGATCGACCCGTTTTTCGTGAGTTCGCCATTGGAAATCGGAAGCCGCTTCATTGACCTGGTCGCCAGTGGCCGTCTGTTCTCGCATGGTTGGATCACTGTGGTTGAAACCCTCGTGGGCTTCTTCTTCGGCGCTTGCGCAGGTATATCGGTTGGCCTGATCCTCGGTCGCAATGAGCTTCTGGCTAAATTGCTCGACCCGATTCTTGTCTCGATTTACAGCCTGCCGAAAGTCGCTTTGGCTCCACTTTTCATCATGTGGTTCGGAATCGGCATAGAGATGAAAATCATACTTACCGCCACCATCGTCTTCTTCCTGGTGTTCCTCAACACCTACAGCGGTGTTCGTGCTGTGGAGCGCGAGCAGTTGGAAATTTTGCGGTTGATGGGTGCCAAAGAGCATCACCTGATTACCAAAGTCGTCCTGCCTTCGGCAATTCAGTGGGTATTTACCGGCCTCAAGATGTCGGTCCCGTACGCGCTGATCGGCGCCATCGTTGGCGAGATCATGGCCGCCAACCGAGGCTTGGGCTATCTGCTGCAGGACGCTGCCGGGCAGCTGGATACGGCAGGCGTGTTCGCCGCGCTCATTGCAATCATCTCGCTTGCGCTGATCCTCCAAGCCGCTGTGCGCAAACTGGAAGCGTCATTGATGCCTTGGAAAAAAGATCAGGAAGAACGTGAACTGTCCGTCTGA
- a CDS encoding AbrB family transcriptional regulator has translation MPNPSSLSKPALLQWLCVVLAAGAAGQFFHFLHIPAGLFLGPMLAGIACGLLGVTIRVHRHAFRFGQGCVGVLVAHSMTWPVIQTLAQSWYQMLGVTALTLAMSALVGLGAIRFSGLSKATAAWGTAPGAASAMVAMSEDYGADARVVATMQYVRVVCVVIVGALVSHVLGAQTPSSGAANVGPVGNLTDLVISLGVILTGVAAGTRLPAGALLVPLMLGGGLQLSGALTIDLPSWIFSLGYGLIGCYIGLRFDQRTVTYVWRQMPAMVLSSSALILLCAGSAWCLAKLMNIDFLSMYLATSPGGLDAMAILAVETHADTGFVLATQTLRLFSVVLVSVVIARHALRAAPTAPAEKKGQPKLWSTADPK, from the coding sequence GTGCCAAACCCCTCTTCACTCTCGAAGCCCGCCCTGCTGCAGTGGCTATGCGTGGTACTCGCAGCCGGCGCTGCGGGGCAATTTTTTCACTTCCTGCATATCCCTGCAGGTCTGTTCCTCGGGCCCATGCTCGCGGGCATTGCTTGTGGTCTTCTGGGCGTGACAATCCGTGTTCATCGTCATGCGTTTCGCTTCGGCCAAGGTTGCGTAGGTGTATTGGTGGCTCACTCGATGACTTGGCCAGTCATCCAGACGCTCGCACAATCCTGGTATCAGATGTTGGGTGTCACAGCCCTGACACTGGCCATGAGCGCACTGGTAGGCCTAGGAGCTATCCGATTCAGTGGCCTATCTAAAGCAACTGCAGCTTGGGGAACAGCACCCGGTGCAGCATCGGCGATGGTGGCAATGTCGGAGGATTATGGAGCTGATGCACGTGTGGTGGCGACCATGCAGTACGTTAGGGTGGTTTGCGTGGTAATAGTAGGAGCACTGGTGAGTCATGTGCTAGGTGCACAAACGCCCTCCTCGGGAGCCGCCAATGTGGGCCCGGTTGGAAACCTGACGGACTTAGTTATAAGTCTCGGGGTCATCTTAACCGGCGTTGCAGCGGGGACACGTCTACCGGCGGGCGCACTGCTGGTGCCACTGATGCTTGGTGGTGGACTTCAGCTGTCTGGTGCACTCACGATTGATCTTCCCAGTTGGATCTTCAGCCTGGGCTACGGTTTGATCGGGTGCTACATCGGCCTTAGATTTGACCAACGAACCGTCACGTACGTCTGGCGGCAGATGCCCGCAATGGTTCTGAGCTCTAGCGCCCTTATTTTGCTGTGTGCCGGCTCTGCCTGGTGCCTTGCAAAGTTGATGAATATTGATTTTCTCTCGATGTACTTAGCTACGAGCCCAGGCGGCCTAGACGCCATGGCGATCCTCGCTGTCGAAACGCACGCAGACACTGGCTTCGTGCTCGCCACCCAAACGCTGAGGTTGTTTTCCGTGGTATTGGTCAGCGTGGTGATAGCGCGCCACGCTTTGCGAGCGGCGCCCACTGCCCCGGCAGAAAAAAAGGGACAGCCGAAGTTGTGGTCAACGGCCGACCCAAAATAA
- a CDS encoding ABC transporter ATP-binding protein, which yields MTAVLKSATSPEPIGAKAVSPTVISFREVSKSFTVKGVAKQASHSINVDIQQGQVVTIIGPSGCGKSTLLNMVAGLFAPTTGEVLYRGQAVQGINGRTGYMTQSDHLLPWRDVTGNIAIPLEIQGVPKAKRQERIRELLSLVGLEGHEKAYPSQLSGGMRKRAALARLLAYDPETLLMDEPFAALDAQLRMRMQTELFKLSRQLNKTVLFVTHDLDEAVALGDRCLIFSGRPGTIVRDVSIPLGDDRNILQLRKDPRYHELCGDLWEFITPSHDA from the coding sequence TTCACCTGAGCCTATCGGCGCAAAAGCCGTCTCACCGACGGTTATTTCGTTCAGAGAGGTTTCGAAGTCATTCACCGTGAAGGGGGTTGCCAAGCAAGCCTCCCACAGCATCAATGTCGACATCCAACAAGGCCAGGTGGTGACCATCATCGGTCCTTCGGGTTGCGGCAAGTCCACTCTTTTGAACATGGTCGCCGGGCTGTTCGCGCCTACAACAGGTGAAGTGCTTTACCGGGGCCAGGCTGTTCAAGGTATCAACGGCCGTACCGGTTACATGACCCAAAGCGACCATTTGCTGCCATGGCGTGATGTGACTGGCAATATCGCCATTCCGCTGGAAATCCAAGGGGTCCCGAAAGCCAAGCGACAGGAGCGGATTCGCGAACTACTGTCCCTTGTGGGTCTTGAGGGGCATGAAAAGGCGTATCCCAGCCAGCTTTCCGGGGGCATGCGCAAGCGCGCTGCGCTGGCTCGATTGCTGGCTTACGACCCAGAAACCTTGCTGATGGACGAGCCATTCGCTGCACTCGATGCACAGCTGCGTATGCGTATGCAGACCGAGCTGTTCAAGCTCAGCCGTCAGCTCAACAAAACGGTGCTGTTCGTCACGCACGACCTGGATGAGGCCGTGGCATTGGGCGATCGCTGCCTGATCTTTTCTGGACGTCCGGGCACTATCGTTCGCGACGTGAGTATCCCTCTAGGTGATGACCGCAACATTCTCCAGCTACGCAAGGACCCGCGTTACCACGAGTTGTGCGGCGATCTTTGGGAGTTCATTACTCCCTCTCATGACGCCTAA
- a CDS encoding ABC transporter substrate-binding protein encodes MSIKRLFSALGLSVAMSATSFYAQAAETVKVALGTEGFVHMPLFVALDGGKFKKHGLDVELVKFKGGGAAASGLASRSVEFCSCAIQNAINAKVKGADITLLGRLVGQYASNIVIHQDLADRLGLTADSTVEQRLAAFKGLRLAVSGAGGSADFLVRFLGKEAKLNAEKDFTLLYLNNGAAMLAAFAQNKIDGFALSSPASDSAVIDHKGYTLLDMSEGMVPELDGYPSIALSARRQWATENQDTVKAFLAALSDATKLINEQPQEAMKSVRSRFEGVNDKVYAAAWENNRKSFPQTPYLTDEEVNRAIKFLGEIQNEKIPGKAEDYLTQVR; translated from the coding sequence ATGTCTATCAAGCGTCTGTTCTCTGCGCTGGGGTTGAGCGTTGCCATGAGTGCAACCAGCTTTTACGCGCAGGCTGCCGAAACCGTTAAAGTTGCTCTGGGTACGGAGGGGTTTGTTCACATGCCCTTGTTCGTAGCCTTGGACGGCGGCAAGTTCAAAAAGCATGGACTAGATGTCGAACTGGTGAAATTCAAAGGTGGCGGCGCGGCGGCCTCAGGGCTTGCCAGTCGCTCGGTCGAGTTCTGCTCGTGTGCTATCCAGAATGCGATCAACGCGAAGGTGAAGGGCGCGGACATCACCCTGCTTGGTCGTTTGGTCGGCCAATACGCAAGCAACATAGTTATCCATCAAGACCTCGCTGATCGCCTGGGCCTCACAGCAGACTCGACGGTTGAGCAACGTTTGGCTGCGTTCAAGGGGCTACGCTTGGCAGTCAGCGGCGCCGGCGGCAGTGCAGACTTCCTCGTGCGCTTCCTCGGTAAAGAAGCGAAGTTGAATGCAGAAAAAGACTTCACGCTTCTGTACCTCAACAACGGTGCGGCGATGCTGGCAGCATTTGCCCAGAACAAGATCGACGGCTTTGCGCTTTCGTCGCCGGCGTCCGATAGCGCGGTGATCGACCATAAGGGCTACACGTTGCTCGACATGTCCGAAGGAATGGTACCGGAACTCGATGGCTACCCATCGATTGCACTCAGTGCTCGTCGTCAGTGGGCGACTGAAAACCAGGACACAGTCAAAGCCTTCCTGGCTGCCTTGAGCGATGCCACGAAACTCATCAACGAGCAGCCTCAGGAAGCCATGAAGTCCGTTCGCAGCCGCTTCGAGGGCGTGAACGACAAGGTTTATGCAGCCGCGTGGGAGAACAATCGCAAGTCGTTCCCCCAGACACCCTACCTCACCGATGAGGAAGTCAATCGTGCGATCAAGTTCCTGGGTGAGATCCAGAACGAGAAAATCCCGGGTAAAGCCGAAGACTACCTGACCCAGGTGCGCTGA
- a CDS encoding 3-hydroxyacyl-CoA dehydrogenase NAD-binding domain-containing protein, translated as MHSLVALQREGDVGLIIINNPPVNALSREVREQVLARLEQAAGDADIRAVVIVCEGRTFIAGADIKEFDLPLQAPHLPDVLAAIENSPKPVIAAMHGSVLGGGLELALACHYRIAGPGTQFGLPEVGLGLIPGAGGTQRLPRLCGMLPALDMVLGGEQLGVEQALEIGLLDRLSRSSVFESALEFAKEIVGQPIPRSCNRTVAAFDLAVFQRRAQAILHKLVGQEAPPLALQALQAAWQVPFNAGMALERELFISRRESAQARALRHVFFAERDLASRRRTLARQAQVRAVDSVAVIGAGTMGSGIALCLANAGIETLLIDTQPAALDRGRATVERYYASALEKGRLSAEKAAEHAGHIRYEGSLEAIADTDLIIEAVFEDLAVKQDVFRTLDRFAKPGAILATNTSYLDVDAIAGVTDRPGDVIGMHFFSPAHVMKLLEVVKTAHLQPDVLATVLQLGGRLGKTAVAVGNCYGFVGNRLLAVREREATFLLEEGASPEDVDRVLRGFGFPIGPFELRDLAGVDIAWFNRKGRGEHLGQAERRCNLIEQLHEAGRLGQKSGAGYYRYEEGQRKGAPDPFVARMLIEHRHARGLEPRIISDEEILQRCLFVMINEAAHMLEQGIVDSPNDIDLVWIHGYGFPRYRGGLLYYADQVGLTQVGETLGQWALKHPDRQLNVCALLQSRAKEHVPLSQG; from the coding sequence ATGCACTCCCTCGTAGCGCTTCAACGCGAAGGTGATGTCGGTCTGATCATCATCAACAATCCGCCAGTAAATGCCCTCTCGCGTGAGGTCCGTGAACAGGTACTTGCGAGACTCGAGCAGGCGGCGGGTGACGCCGATATTCGGGCAGTAGTGATCGTGTGTGAGGGGCGTACCTTCATCGCCGGTGCCGATATAAAAGAGTTCGATCTGCCTTTGCAGGCTCCGCACCTGCCTGATGTATTGGCGGCAATCGAAAACTCGCCGAAGCCTGTTATCGCTGCGATGCATGGTTCGGTCCTAGGTGGTGGCCTTGAGCTTGCGCTTGCCTGCCATTACCGCATCGCAGGTCCAGGCACTCAGTTCGGGCTACCCGAAGTGGGTTTGGGCTTGATCCCCGGCGCTGGCGGAACGCAACGCCTGCCGCGCTTGTGCGGGATGCTCCCGGCGCTCGATATGGTATTGGGCGGGGAGCAGCTAGGTGTTGAGCAAGCGTTGGAGATTGGTTTACTGGATCGCTTGAGTCGCTCATCGGTATTCGAGTCTGCTCTGGAGTTCGCCAAAGAGATTGTTGGGCAGCCGATACCGCGCTCATGCAATCGGACCGTGGCAGCATTTGATCTAGCGGTTTTCCAGCGTAGGGCTCAAGCGATTCTTCATAAGCTTGTGGGGCAGGAGGCTCCACCTCTCGCGCTCCAAGCACTGCAGGCAGCTTGGCAGGTTCCCTTTAACGCGGGCATGGCGTTGGAGCGAGAGCTGTTTATTTCCCGGCGTGAAAGTGCTCAGGCACGCGCCTTACGGCATGTCTTCTTTGCCGAGCGTGATCTTGCCTCTCGCCGCCGCACATTAGCTAGACAAGCCCAAGTTCGTGCCGTTGATTCGGTCGCGGTGATCGGAGCGGGCACGATGGGTAGTGGTATCGCGTTGTGTTTGGCTAACGCGGGTATCGAGACACTGCTGATCGATACTCAGCCTGCGGCGCTTGATCGCGGACGAGCGACTGTCGAGCGCTACTATGCCAGCGCGTTGGAGAAAGGCCGCCTCTCTGCAGAAAAGGCGGCTGAGCATGCTGGCCATATTCGATACGAAGGAAGTCTTGAGGCGATCGCGGATACAGATTTGATCATCGAGGCAGTGTTTGAAGACTTGGCCGTCAAGCAAGACGTCTTCCGAACGCTGGATCGTTTTGCCAAGCCCGGGGCGATCCTGGCAACCAATACCTCTTACCTCGATGTCGATGCGATTGCCGGTGTTACCGATCGCCCAGGAGACGTCATCGGTATGCATTTTTTCAGCCCCGCTCACGTCATGAAGCTGCTCGAGGTTGTGAAAACCGCTCACCTGCAACCCGATGTGCTGGCGACGGTGCTCCAATTGGGTGGGCGCTTGGGTAAGACTGCGGTTGCGGTAGGGAACTGCTACGGCTTTGTAGGGAATCGGTTGTTGGCCGTCCGCGAGCGCGAAGCGACATTCTTGCTGGAGGAAGGGGCATCACCAGAGGATGTCGACCGAGTGCTACGTGGCTTCGGCTTCCCGATCGGTCCCTTTGAACTGCGTGATCTGGCTGGCGTTGATATCGCGTGGTTCAACAGGAAAGGCCGGGGGGAACACCTCGGCCAGGCTGAGCGTCGATGCAATTTGATTGAGCAGCTCCACGAAGCCGGCCGTCTTGGCCAGAAGTCCGGCGCGGGGTACTACCGATATGAAGAGGGGCAGCGCAAGGGGGCTCCTGACCCATTCGTTGCGAGAATGCTTATTGAGCACCGTCACGCGAGAGGACTGGAGCCGCGGATAATCTCGGACGAGGAGATCCTGCAGAGGTGCTTGTTCGTAATGATCAATGAAGCCGCTCACATGTTGGAGCAAGGTATCGTCGACAGCCCTAATGACATCGATCTTGTCTGGATCCATGGATATGGCTTCCCGCGCTATCGGGGTGGGCTTCTCTATTATGCAGATCAGGTCGGGCTGACTCAGGTCGGTGAAACCTTGGGGCAGTGGGCCCTCAAACATCCTGATCGGCAATTGAATGTTTGCGCTTTGCTTCAATCCAGAGCAAAAGAGCACGTTCCACTTAGCCAAGGCTGA
- a CDS encoding OprD family porin, whose protein sequence is MMKKNMPLCAAGVGFAVYLPLAGAQGFFEDSKASLELRNFYMSRDFREGSAQSKRQEWAQGFILRYESGYTPGVIGFGFDAIGMLGVKLDSGPGRSGTGLLPVQDDGDVPDNYSKAGGTLKVKVSESELRVGTLIPKWPTLVSNNGRLLPQTFDGAQIQVNEWKALEFTGAKIQGTVYRDQSGSTGLALNNKNRRFSGPLDGGDFNLMGVTYHVADSTDLLAQYAVLEDVYTQRFYGLTDRRKGTWGSFTSDVRVFDSDDQGQARGGPIDNRALSVMGTYKLGGHAFGLGYQKMSGDSAFPYVDGTDPYLVNFVQVGDFAEKDERSWQARYDFDLASVGVPGLTFMTRYLKGNQADVRGVDSGSDGERELDVELQYVLQSGSLKGLSMRLRSATYRADFARDADDVRVIVSYPLSLL, encoded by the coding sequence ATGATGAAAAAAAATATGCCGCTCTGCGCGGCAGGGGTTGGCTTTGCCGTGTATCTGCCGCTTGCTGGTGCGCAAGGGTTCTTTGAAGACAGCAAAGCTTCTCTGGAGCTGCGCAACTTCTACATGAGCCGAGACTTTCGCGAAGGCAGTGCGCAATCCAAGCGACAGGAATGGGCCCAGGGTTTCATTCTGCGCTACGAGTCGGGCTACACGCCGGGTGTTATAGGTTTTGGCTTCGATGCAATCGGCATGCTCGGGGTCAAGCTGGACTCAGGGCCGGGTCGTTCGGGTACTGGGTTGTTGCCCGTGCAAGATGATGGTGATGTGCCGGACAATTACTCCAAAGCCGGTGGGACACTCAAGGTCAAGGTGTCCGAGAGCGAGCTCCGTGTCGGCACGTTGATACCAAAATGGCCGACCCTGGTCTCTAACAACGGACGTTTGTTGCCCCAGACATTCGACGGTGCCCAGATTCAGGTCAACGAATGGAAAGCCTTGGAGTTTACCGGGGCGAAGATCCAGGGAACTGTATATCGCGATCAATCCGGTTCCACAGGGCTGGCACTGAACAACAAGAACCGTCGGTTTAGCGGCCCTCTTGATGGCGGTGATTTCAACCTGATGGGAGTGACGTACCACGTTGCTGATAGTACGGATTTGTTGGCTCAGTACGCGGTTCTCGAAGACGTCTATACCCAGCGATTCTACGGTCTGACTGATCGTAGAAAGGGCACCTGGGGCTCATTCACGAGTGATGTCCGCGTGTTCGATAGCGACGATCAGGGGCAAGCCCGCGGCGGACCTATCGACAACCGCGCACTTAGTGTCATGGGTACTTACAAACTGGGTGGCCACGCTTTTGGTCTCGGCTACCAAAAAATGTCCGGGGACTCGGCATTCCCCTACGTGGATGGCACTGACCCCTACCTGGTCAACTTCGTGCAGGTGGGCGACTTCGCCGAGAAGGACGAGCGCTCCTGGCAGGCTCGCTACGACTTCGATCTTGCGAGCGTGGGTGTCCCAGGGTTGACCTTCATGACTCGATATCTGAAAGGCAACCAAGCTGATGTGCGCGGAGTGGATTCGGGCTCGGACGGCGAGCGCGAGCTCGATGTCGAGTTGCAGTACGTGTTGCAGAGCGGGTCCCTGAAGGGGCTGAGCATGCGTCTGCGCAGTGCCACCTACCGCGCGGACTTCGCTCGGGATGCCGATGATGTGCGGGTGATTGTCAGCTACCCGTTGTCGCTTCTGTAA